A region of Meleagris gallopavo isolate NT-WF06-2002-E0010 breed Aviagen turkey brand Nicholas breeding stock chromosome 27, Turkey_5.1, whole genome shotgun sequence DNA encodes the following proteins:
- the LOC104914395 gene encoding synaptic vesicle glycoprotein 2A-like translates to MGAGCQAQLLSPHSYYGLTVWFPDMIKHLQNIEYASRTKLFTREKVRHFTFNFTLENQIHQGGEYFNDKFIGLKMKSVTFEDSLFEDCYFEDITSSNTFFKNCTFISTIFYNTGLGWGRGSEWGN, encoded by the exons ATGGGTGCAGGGTGCCAGGCTCAGCTCCTCTCACCCCACAGTTACTACGGGCTGACGGTGTGGTTCCCAGACATGATCAAGCACCTGCAGAACATCGAGTACGCCTCACGCACCAAACTCTTCACCCGCGAGAAGGTCCGGCACTTCACCTTCAACTTCACCCTGGAGAACCAGATCCACCAGGGCGGGGAGTACTTCAATGACAA atTCATTGGGCTGAAGATGAAGTCGGTGACGTTTGAGGACTCCCTGTTTGAGGACTGCTACTTCGAGGACATCACCTCCAGTAACACCTTCTTCAAGAACTGCACCTTCATCTCCACCATCTTCTACAACACAGGTTTGGGTTGGGGGAGGGGAAGTGAG tggggaaactga